A genome region from Alkalimarinus coralli includes the following:
- a CDS encoding TIGR02117 family protein, with the protein MRNGQVSKWLFTAFYLVSGCAAKPYAIEHSEQSMLGGSHRVCIVNHGWHTGFVVPGEAIKNSVPQLKNRFADAEYVEFGWGDKGFYQAKEITFGLAVQALFWSSESVIHVVSVPGDVQDYFSNSNIECFCLNNGDFASLLAFISNSFLRNEAGEVVPQEAGLYGDSQFYAGIGDYYLMNTCNQWTAKGLQSAGFEISTTFKLTAGSIMDYLNSQPANLPNRCDDITTSGEHK; encoded by the coding sequence ATGCGTAACGGACAGGTTAGTAAATGGTTGTTTACAGCGTTTTATCTTGTATCGGGGTGTGCAGCCAAGCCCTATGCAATCGAACACTCTGAGCAATCTATGCTAGGTGGTTCTCATCGTGTCTGTATCGTTAACCATGGCTGGCATACCGGTTTTGTTGTTCCCGGAGAGGCTATTAAAAATAGCGTCCCGCAGTTAAAGAACAGGTTTGCCGACGCTGAATATGTAGAGTTTGGTTGGGGAGATAAAGGCTTTTACCAGGCAAAAGAAATTACCTTTGGGTTAGCGGTTCAGGCATTGTTTTGGTCTTCTGAGTCGGTCATCCATGTGGTATCGGTACCGGGAGACGTTCAAGATTATTTCTCAAATAGCAACATTGAGTGTTTTTGTTTAAATAATGGTGATTTTGCTTCGTTATTGGCGTTTATTTCAAATAGTTTTCTGCGCAACGAAGCTGGAGAAGTGGTGCCACAGGAGGCAGGCCTTTATGGAGACAGCCAGTTTTACGCCGGTATTGGTGATTATTATTTAATGAATACCTGTAACCAATGGACAGCGAAAGGTCTGCAAAGTGCAGGGTTTGAAATTTCTACTACGTTCAAATTAACGGCTGGAAGCATCATGGACTATCTAAACAGTCAGCCAGCAAATCTGCCAAATAGGTGTGATGATATTACCACGTCTGGCGAGCATAAATAG
- a CDS encoding VOC family protein: MKVNQLSTCFCTNEVSKCKDFYKQYFDAKITFDCGWYLSMDIGTNGANIQFMEPQGDMAVFSGTGVTLNLIVDDVDAEHQRLMNAGLSEDMPLEDHPWGDRGFSVIDPIGNSVYIYSEREPTEEFKQFIKA, translated from the coding sequence ATGAAAGTAAATCAACTATCTACATGCTTTTGCACAAACGAAGTGTCTAAGTGCAAAGATTTTTATAAGCAGTATTTTGATGCAAAAATTACATTCGACTGTGGTTGGTATTTAAGTATGGATATAGGCACAAACGGGGCAAATATTCAGTTTATGGAACCACAAGGTGATATGGCTGTTTTTAGTGGCACAGGCGTAACGCTAAATTTGATTGTTGATGATGTTGACGCAGAACATCAGCGTTTAATGAACGCCGGCTTGTCCGAGGATATGCCGCTGGAAGACCATCCTTGGGGGGACAGAGGGTTTTCTGTCATAGACCCAATAGGGAATTCGGTTTATATCTACTCAGAGCGGGAGCCAACCGAGGAGTTTAAGCAGTTTATAAAGGCTTGA
- a CDS encoding DinB family protein, with the protein MALKQNFELMAGYNQWMNEKVYTAAASFDQIQLAEDKGAFFGSILGSLNHILVGDTIWLKRFALHPAQYSSLEAVRSFPVPAALNQILYNNFTDLRNARSELDKTIVSWSVEASESDYERDLSYSNTKGLSFTKKFGFLVHHFYNHQTHHRGQITTLLTQCGADVGVTDLVAFMP; encoded by the coding sequence ATGGCACTTAAACAGAATTTTGAATTAATGGCTGGTTACAATCAGTGGATGAACGAGAAAGTATACACTGCTGCGGCAAGCTTCGACCAGATTCAACTTGCTGAAGATAAGGGCGCGTTTTTTGGTTCTATACTGGGGTCACTTAATCACATTTTGGTTGGCGACACTATCTGGTTGAAACGGTTTGCTTTGCACCCGGCGCAATACTCCTCGTTGGAGGCCGTTAGGTCGTTTCCTGTTCCAGCGGCGTTAAACCAGATTCTCTACAATAATTTTACCGACCTGAGAAATGCCCGTTCAGAACTGGATAAGACAATTGTTAGCTGGTCTGTAGAGGCATCAGAGAGCGACTACGAGCGTGATCTATCATATAGCAATACCAAAGGCCTCTCTTTTACTAAAAAATTTGGTTTCCTGGTTCATCACTTTTACAACCATCAAACCCACCATCGGGGACAGATTACGACGCTGTTGACACAGTGTGGCGCAGACGTGGGTGTTACCGACCTTGTTGCGTTTATGCCTTAG
- a CDS encoding pilin assembly protein, translated as MKISTLAKHWENSAKARLTSKEYALRLPIEDAARIAALSEMYPKRTEEELLSELLSAALDELETSFPYKTGSKVIAEDEQGDPLYEDIGPTPRFLDLSKKFMALLKQDNKAANS; from the coding sequence ATGAAAATATCAACTCTTGCCAAACATTGGGAAAACTCAGCAAAAGCACGACTCACCAGCAAAGAGTACGCTTTACGCCTCCCTATTGAAGATGCCGCTCGTATTGCTGCGCTTTCTGAAATGTACCCTAAACGAACGGAAGAAGAGCTACTTAGTGAGCTACTTTCAGCTGCACTTGATGAACTTGAAACCAGCTTTCCCTATAAAACAGGGAGCAAAGTGATCGCAGAAGATGAACAGGGAGACCCTCTCTACGAAGATATTGGCCCAACACCGCGATTTCTTGACCTGAGCAAAAAGTTTATGGCCTTACTAAAACAGGACAACAAAGCGGCGAATAGTTAG
- the ppc gene encoding phosphoenolpyruvate carboxylase, with the protein MSELHPSLRDNVRTLGELLGSSIEEHLGPDFLNKIEAIRAAAKDDRGRKGESSPALLKILSEMKDTELVPVTRAFNQFLNLANIAEQYHGIRRHKEDDSVDDLESLSELFARLKASGISTDKIRQLVSELNVEFVLTAHPTEVTRRTLIMKYESIAGCLAALDQNDLSTDEKQAIIDELKILVAEAWHTDEIRHDRPTSVDEAKWGFAVIENSLWYAVPKFLRGMDKALHEQCGEGLSTNSCPIRIASWMGGDRDGNPNVTAPVTQEVMLLSRWMAADLYLRDINALRNQLSMWDASDELQKQAGSSREPYRELLGRLRRQLIATRHWAEKTIDCLKKGQTDLLTPEPNVLLENSRLVEPLLTCYRSLTEKGLHTIANGQLLDTIRRVHCFGLELVKLDIRQDSERHRNVLNEVTQYLGMGAFSAWSEDEKVAFLVKELQSNRPLIPQKWPASDEVAEVLSTCRVIAQQPPEALGSYVISMAGLPSDVLTVILLLRESGMAHPMRIVPLFETLDDLRYAPECIDRLLSNNWYKAYTQGHQEVMIGYSDSAKDAGQMMAAWAQYQAQEKLVTTAGQHGVRLTLFHGRGGTVGRGGGPANRAIRSQPPGSVNGTFRITEQGEMIRFKFGLPKVAEQSLAVYTSAVIEASLLPPPQPKGEWRETMDWLTERSLKSYRNIVREHPDFVSYFRDGTPEQELGKLALGSRPAKRKATGGVESLRAIPWIFAWTQNRLMLPAWLGGDEAIKAALEEGKTAMLQTMIKEWPFFKTHIDMLEMVVAKADTRIARYYDNRLVAENLKPLGKLLRQRLKDTVKWVNELKQQESLLRDNPAFKHSMIVRNPYTDPLHYLQAELLKRDRAGDDVSLATVERALKVTMAGIAAGMRNTG; encoded by the coding sequence ATGTCTGAGCTACATCCATCGTTAAGAGACAATGTACGGACGCTTGGGGAGCTTCTTGGATCAAGCATTGAGGAGCATTTAGGCCCGGATTTTCTAAACAAAATCGAGGCGATACGTGCCGCCGCGAAAGACGACCGAGGGCGTAAAGGCGAATCCAGCCCCGCATTGTTAAAAATTCTCTCTGAAATGAAAGATACCGAGCTGGTGCCGGTGACTCGTGCGTTTAATCAGTTTTTGAATCTGGCTAATATTGCTGAGCAGTATCATGGGATTCGTCGCCATAAAGAAGATGACTCGGTTGATGATCTGGAGTCACTATCAGAACTGTTTGCCCGCTTGAAAGCGTCTGGTATCAGCACAGATAAAATTCGTCAGCTAGTGAGTGAACTCAATGTTGAATTTGTTTTGACTGCCCACCCTACAGAGGTCACTCGTCGTACACTGATTATGAAATATGAGTCGATAGCGGGTTGTTTGGCCGCACTGGATCAGAATGATCTGTCGACAGACGAAAAGCAGGCGATTATCGATGAGCTAAAAATACTGGTTGCTGAGGCGTGGCATACTGATGAGATCAGGCACGACCGGCCGACCTCGGTGGATGAAGCCAAATGGGGCTTTGCGGTTATTGAAAACAGCCTTTGGTACGCCGTGCCGAAATTTCTTAGAGGCATGGATAAAGCGTTGCATGAGCAGTGTGGTGAAGGGTTGTCGACGAACTCATGCCCAATACGGATTGCTTCGTGGATGGGGGGAGACAGAGATGGTAACCCCAACGTGACAGCACCGGTAACACAGGAAGTGATGTTGCTTAGCCGCTGGATGGCGGCCGACTTATATCTACGTGATATCAACGCGTTGAGAAACCAGCTGTCAATGTGGGATGCCAGTGATGAGTTGCAGAAACAAGCGGGTAGTAGCCGGGAGCCATACCGTGAGCTGTTAGGTCGTTTACGCAGGCAGTTAATAGCCACCAGACATTGGGCTGAAAAGACGATTGATTGTCTCAAAAAGGGGCAGACAGATTTATTGACTCCCGAGCCGAACGTGTTGCTTGAAAATAGCCGTTTGGTTGAACCGCTACTGACGTGTTATCGCTCTTTAACTGAAAAAGGTCTCCATACCATTGCCAATGGCCAGCTACTGGATACCATAAGGCGGGTACACTGTTTTGGCCTTGAGCTGGTAAAGCTCGATATCCGCCAAGACTCGGAGCGCCACCGAAATGTGCTGAATGAAGTTACGCAGTACCTGGGCATGGGGGCATTCTCGGCCTGGAGTGAAGACGAAAAAGTGGCGTTTTTGGTAAAAGAGCTGCAAAGCAATCGTCCATTAATTCCACAAAAGTGGCCCGCCTCAGATGAAGTGGCTGAGGTCTTGTCTACATGCCGGGTTATCGCACAGCAGCCGCCTGAAGCATTAGGGTCTTACGTGATATCAATGGCGGGTCTGCCGTCTGACGTATTGACGGTGATTTTGCTACTCAGAGAGAGCGGAATGGCGCATCCAATGCGTATAGTTCCGCTTTTCGAAACACTTGATGATTTACGCTATGCCCCTGAATGTATTGATCGTTTGTTATCAAACAACTGGTACAAAGCATATACCCAAGGGCATCAGGAAGTGATGATTGGCTATTCTGACTCTGCCAAAGATGCAGGTCAGATGATGGCGGCCTGGGCGCAATACCAGGCACAGGAAAAACTGGTCACAACGGCTGGGCAGCATGGTGTTCGCCTGACACTGTTCCATGGTCGAGGCGGTACGGTCGGACGAGGTGGCGGCCCGGCAAATCGCGCTATTCGGTCACAGCCACCCGGTTCTGTGAATGGCACGTTTAGAATTACCGAACAGGGTGAGATGATCCGTTTTAAGTTTGGTCTGCCAAAAGTAGCCGAGCAAAGCTTAGCGGTATATACCTCGGCAGTTATTGAAGCCTCATTACTGCCGCCGCCACAGCCAAAAGGGGAGTGGCGTGAAACGATGGACTGGTTGACCGAGCGTTCATTGAAGTCTTATCGCAATATTGTGCGAGAACACCCAGACTTCGTCAGTTATTTCCGCGACGGTACGCCAGAGCAGGAGCTGGGTAAGCTGGCGCTGGGCAGTCGCCCGGCTAAGCGTAAAGCGACCGGCGGCGTTGAGAGTCTCAGGGCTATCCCGTGGATTTTTGCCTGGACGCAAAACAGGTTGATGTTACCCGCGTGGTTAGGTGGGGACGAAGCAATTAAGGCCGCGCTGGAAGAAGGTAAAACGGCGATGCTGCAAACCATGATTAAAGAGTGGCCATTCTTTAAAACCCATATTGATATGCTGGAAATGGTGGTTGCAAAAGCGGATACCCGCATTGCCCGCTATTACGATAACCGTTTGGTTGCGGAAAACCTTAAACCATTGGGCAAACTGCTAAGGCAGAGACTCAAAGATACAGTTAAATGGGTGAACGAGCTTAAGCAACAGGAGTCGCTGTTACGCGATAACCCCG
- a CDS encoding DUF4345 domain-containing protein encodes MESTLKYMLYAISLVALGTGLNVMIGGASAIPGASGEVEATVDNELRFFAVFWIAYGAFGAWIARNIRTQYIFIPFIALVFFLGGVGRLLSTLLVGAPADILIPAMVLEFVVPIVLYLIYRRLFKTSDTLQPDCP; translated from the coding sequence ATGGAATCAACACTCAAATATATGTTGTATGCAATATCTTTGGTTGCACTGGGAACAGGGCTGAACGTTATGATTGGCGGAGCGTCAGCAATACCTGGCGCAAGTGGTGAAGTTGAAGCAACCGTCGACAATGAACTCAGATTCTTTGCTGTATTTTGGATTGCCTATGGCGCGTTTGGTGCTTGGATTGCGAGAAATATTAGAACGCAGTACATCTTTATCCCATTTATTGCATTGGTGTTTTTTCTGGGAGGTGTTGGCCGCTTGCTTTCGACGCTATTAGTTGGCGCGCCTGCTGATATCTTGATTCCGGCCATGGTTCTTGAGTTTGTCGTACCCATTGTTCTTTATCTGATCTACCGAAGATTGTTTAAAACGAGTGATACGTTGCAACCAGACTGTCCATAG
- a CDS encoding GNAT family N-acetyltransferase, giving the protein MDIQIYSEEWAEEIADLFYQSVHAIDSSVYTLEQKTAWAPAPIDYGFWSRRLSEKMPLIAISENRVAGFMEMDDSGHIDVAYTHPDFQGKGVASTLYGYLLRGAKNKNIDRLYVEASLVAKPFFEHRGFSVVKKNEVQRNGVLLVNFSMEKRLSSDINGSRPEWHVLKRNGR; this is encoded by the coding sequence ATGGACATACAAATATATTCTGAAGAATGGGCTGAGGAAATCGCTGACCTGTTTTATCAATCAGTTCATGCTATTGATTCCTCTGTTTATACCTTGGAGCAAAAAACAGCGTGGGCACCCGCACCTATCGATTATGGGTTTTGGTCCCGTCGATTGAGTGAGAAAATGCCACTTATAGCCATCAGTGAAAACCGCGTAGCCGGGTTTATGGAGATGGATGACAGTGGTCACATTGACGTTGCTTATACTCATCCTGACTTTCAGGGAAAGGGCGTTGCATCTACTTTGTATGGGTATTTACTGAGGGGCGCAAAGAATAAAAATATCGACCGTTTATATGTTGAGGCGTCACTTGTTGCTAAGCCGTTCTTCGAGCATCGCGGCTTTTCAGTGGTCAAGAAGAATGAAGTGCAACGAAACGGGGTATTGTTAGTCAATTTCTCGATGGAAAAGCGTCTAAGCTCTGACATTAACGGTAGTCGACCCGAATGGCACGTACTTAAGCGTAACGGGAGGTGA
- a CDS encoding lysophospholipid acyltransferase family protein, which produces MKDISANIILVIRSIIFHAGCSITLLLHCCSTLLIAPLLNIEQRQYVFTRYNIFVLWWSKVICGVHYEIEGQENIPDGPCIILSNHQSSWETFLLQTLFSPLSTVLKKELLKIPLFGWGMRFLEPIAIDRGHPIQAFKQLIAQGHERVLDKRSVLIFPEGTRVKKGQTVKFNRGGAALAHHSKLPIVPVAHNAGLCVPSNSLILTPGKITVKIGAPIRPDGKSKKELYDASTQWIELNRDELMA; this is translated from the coding sequence ATGAAAGACATTAGCGCAAACATCATTCTGGTAATACGATCCATCATTTTTCATGCCGGGTGCAGTATAACGTTACTATTGCACTGCTGCTCAACGCTACTCATTGCCCCGCTATTAAATATAGAGCAGCGACAATACGTGTTCACGCGATACAACATATTTGTTTTGTGGTGGAGCAAAGTTATTTGTGGAGTGCATTACGAGATCGAAGGACAAGAAAATATTCCAGACGGCCCTTGCATTATTCTCAGCAACCACCAGAGTAGCTGGGAGACATTTCTGCTACAAACACTCTTCTCCCCACTCAGCACCGTGCTCAAAAAAGAGCTGTTAAAGATCCCCCTGTTTGGCTGGGGAATGCGTTTCCTGGAGCCCATTGCCATTGATAGAGGCCACCCGATACAGGCCTTCAAGCAATTAATCGCACAGGGTCATGAACGGGTTTTGGATAAGCGTTCGGTACTGATATTCCCTGAAGGGACTCGTGTCAAAAAAGGCCAGACCGTAAAGTTTAATCGTGGTGGTGCAGCGCTGGCTCACCATAGCAAACTGCCCATTGTGCCGGTTGCTCACAACGCAGGGCTTTGCGTACCGTCAAACAGCTTAATATTAACCCCCGGTAAAATTACGGTGAAAATTGGAGCGCCCATCCGCCCTGATGGAAAAAGCAAAAAAGAGCTGTATGACGCATCAACCCAGTGGATTGAGCTCAACCGTGATGAACTCATGGCCTGA
- a CDS encoding GFA family protein gives MEIKPIMEGRCHCGGVEFEVKLPNGFEELSRCDCSMCSRRGAVVTSVPIELFRITNGSELLTLYEFNTKTAKHYFCSRCGIYTHHKRRSNPNHYALNVACLDGINPFELGDIPTTDGINHSADRDK, from the coding sequence ATGGAAATTAAACCAATAATGGAGGGACGCTGCCACTGTGGCGGCGTCGAATTTGAGGTGAAGCTGCCTAACGGGTTCGAAGAGCTAAGCCGATGCGATTGCTCTATGTGCAGCCGCAGAGGCGCGGTGGTAACCTCTGTCCCAATTGAGTTATTTAGAATTACAAACGGCAGTGAGCTTTTAACGTTATACGAATTCAATACCAAAACGGCCAAGCATTATTTCTGTTCGAGATGTGGTATCTATACTCATCACAAGAGGCGTTCAAACCCTAATCATTATGCTCTGAATGTGGCATGTCTGGATGGTATTAACCCATTCGAATTAGGCGATATACCCACCACTGACGGCATAAATCACTCTGCTGATCGAGATAAGTAA
- a CDS encoding pyridoxamine 5'-phosphate oxidase family protein — MSEKFERLNDKHIAFIQNQHLYFVGTAGSEGRVNVSPKGMDSFRVISPSEVAWLNLTGSGNETAAHVSENPRMTVMFCSFDKQPLILRLYGEATAHHTKDERWNELYSLFPESPGARQIFELEIDLVQTSCGYAVPLYDLKSERPTLAKWAEKKGSEGVKEYWKEKNTVSLDGKETAILDNI, encoded by the coding sequence ATGTCAGAGAAATTCGAGCGACTTAACGACAAGCATATTGCGTTTATACAAAACCAACACCTCTATTTTGTTGGCACGGCGGGCTCTGAAGGACGTGTTAACGTATCGCCAAAAGGAATGGATAGCTTTAGGGTAATCAGCCCCTCCGAAGTTGCCTGGTTAAACCTGACAGGCAGCGGCAATGAGACAGCCGCCCATGTTTCAGAAAACCCGCGCATGACCGTGATGTTTTGCTCTTTTGACAAACAACCCCTGATTTTAAGGCTTTATGGAGAGGCTACCGCCCATCACACTAAAGATGAGCGCTGGAACGAGTTATATTCGTTGTTTCCCGAATCACCCGGTGCCCGTCAGATATTTGAACTTGAAATAGACCTGGTTCAAACCTCTTGTGGTTATGCCGTGCCTTTATATGACTTGAAAAGTGAGCGCCCCACCCTGGCCAAGTGGGCCGAGAAAAAAGGTAGCGAGGGTGTAAAAGAGTACTGGAAAGAGAAAAACACGGTAAGTTTGGATGGCAAAGAAACCGCCATTTTAGACAACATTTAA
- a CDS encoding DUF4282 domain-containing protein encodes MKDVFFFDSMLTPKIITFVYWLMLLGALTSGLVTMFVGYNTNFLGGLGMIIGGAIGSRIWCELLIVLFKIHENLQKVANK; translated from the coding sequence ATGAAAGACGTATTTTTCTTTGATTCAATGTTAACCCCTAAAATCATCACCTTTGTTTATTGGCTGATGTTGCTTGGTGCGCTTACTTCAGGCCTGGTCACGATGTTTGTTGGGTACAATACTAACTTTTTAGGTGGTTTAGGGATGATTATTGGCGGTGCAATTGGTTCCAGAATTTGGTGTGAGCTGTTGATAGTGCTATTTAAAATCCATGAGAACCTTCAAAAGGTCGCAAACAAATAG